Proteins encoded by one window of Triplophysa rosa linkage group LG19, Trosa_1v2, whole genome shotgun sequence:
- the LOC130570700 gene encoding prenylcysteine oxidase-like: MRQFMYVFLFSFVHVLSESDFAKFDGAPPSKIAVVGAGIGGTATAHFLRQHFGPEVRIDVFEKNSVGGRLATVSVNNQEYESGGSIIHSLNLHMQDFIQQLGLKYRKSVAGKTAVFNGEEFILEETDWYLLDLFRLWWRYGISFIRLQMWVEEIMEKFMRIYKYQAHGYAFSSVEELLHSLGGSGFINMTRRSLSESLLELGVSQRFIDEIISPIMRVNYGQNISIPAFVGAVSLAGAQANLWAVEGGNKLVCSRLLKLAKANLIQSQVTSIELRSMGDYPQYEITHSSQDKKTSEVYDIIVVATPLQQNVDTGISFQGFEPDLPEMPGSYHQTVASIIHGYLNCSYFGYPDPKLFPFSSILTTDASELFFNSAASICPVNITSGFRRKQPQEAGVYKVFSPKPLEKNELKTLFKSYYSVQVTDWLAYPHYGSTQGLPPVVLHDGMYYLNGIEWAASAMEMSSVAAKNIALLAYHRWNRQLEMIDQKDLMHKVKTEL, from the exons ATGCGTCAATTTATGTACGTGTTTCTTTTCTCATTTGTGCATGTATTGTCGGAATCGGATTTTGCCAAATTTGACGGTGCCCCGCCTTCAAAAATAG CTGTTGTCGGCGCTGGAATCGGAGGAACCGCTACAGCCCATTTCCTGAGGCAACATTTCGGACCGGAAGTGAGAATCGATGTTTTTGAAAAGAACTCAGTTGGTGGTCGTCTGGCCACTGTCTCTGTAAACAACCAGGAGTATGAGTCCGGTGGATCCATCATTCATTCCCTCAATTTGCACATGCAGGATTTTATCCAGCAACTGG GGCTGAAGTACCGTAAGAGTGTAGCTGGCAAAACAGCAGTGTTCAATGGAGAGGAGTTTATTCTGGAGGAAACCGACTGGTACCTGCTGGATTTGTTTCGCTTATGGTGGCGTTATGGAATCAGCTTCATCCGTCTGCAGATGTGGGTGGAGGAGATCATGGAGAAGTTTATGAG GATCTATAAATACCAGGCCCATGGCTATGCCTTCAGTTCAGTAGAAGAGCTGCTGCACTCTCTGGGGGGTTCGGGATTTATCAACATGACTCGACGCTCTCTTTCCGAGTCTCTATTGGAATTGGGCGTCTCCCAGCGCTTCATTGATGAGATCATATCCCCAATTATGAGGGTCAACTATGGGCAGAACATCAGCATCCCAGCATTTGTGG GTGCTGTGTCTCTGGCTGGTGCACAGGCCAATCTGTGGGCTGTAGAGGGAGGAAACAAGCTGGTTTGCTCGAGGCTGCTAAAGCTAGCAAAGGCCAATCTCATCCAGAGTCAGGTTACAAGCATTGAACTCCGATCGATGG GAGATTACCCCCAATATGAGATCACTCACAGCTCTCAAGATAAAAAGACATCAGAAGTGTATGACATCATAGTAGTAGCAACACCTCTTCAGCAAAATGTCGACACTGGAATCTCCTTCCAGGGCTTTGAGCCCGATCTGCCAGAAATGCCAGGCTCCTATCACCAGACTGTGGCCTCCATCATTCACGGATACCTGAATTGCTCTTACTTTGGCTACCCCGACCCTAAGCTGTTCCCGTTTTCTAGCATACTTACCACAGACGCTTCTGAACTGTTCTTCAACAGTGCCGCCAGCATCTGTCCAGTCAACATAACCTCCGGCTTCCGCCGCAAGCAGCCCCAGGAGGCCGGCGTTTACAAGGTCTTTTCTCCTAAACCTCTGGAGAAGAATGAGCTGAAGACTCTTTTTAAGTCGTATTATTCAGTGCAGGTCACAGATTGGCTGGCGTACCCTCATTATGGAAGCACCCAAGGGTTGCCGCCAGTGGTTCTGCATGATGGCATGTACTATCTTAATGGCATTGAATGGGCTGCGAGTGCCATGGAGATGAGCTCTGTGGCAGCTAAGAACATAGCGCTCTTGGCTTATCATCGCTGGAACAGACAATTAGAAATGATTGACCAGAAAGACCTTATGCACAAGGTCAAGACAGAACTCTAA